From Micromonospora rifamycinica, a single genomic window includes:
- a CDS encoding response regulator, protein MTAIRVMLVDDQELLRASLRTVLSVDERIEVTHDVANGRDAIEVVRRHRLDVVLMDIRMPGMDGVAATAEIVRIAPATRVLMLTTFDDDDLVVAAIRAGASGYLTKDVRPTALAQAVCDVASGTSALAPGVAATVLDLVRQAPTRRAGALDGLTPREVEIFGLLARGRSNGEICAELVLSENTVKSHVRSVLQKLGLRDRVHVVIHAYENGLVGRHDLPG, encoded by the coding sequence ATGACCGCGATCCGGGTGATGCTCGTCGACGATCAGGAACTGTTGCGGGCCTCTCTGCGGACTGTCCTGTCGGTCGACGAACGCATCGAGGTCACCCACGACGTCGCGAACGGCAGGGACGCGATCGAGGTCGTCCGGCGGCACCGTCTCGACGTCGTGCTGATGGACATCCGCATGCCGGGCATGGACGGGGTCGCCGCCACGGCGGAGATCGTCAGGATCGCCCCGGCGACCCGGGTGCTCATGCTGACGACGTTCGACGATGACGACCTGGTCGTGGCCGCGATCCGGGCCGGCGCGAGCGGCTACCTGACCAAGGACGTCCGGCCCACCGCCCTGGCGCAGGCGGTGTGTGACGTGGCCTCCGGGACGTCGGCGCTGGCCCCGGGGGTGGCTGCGACGGTCCTCGATCTCGTACGGCAGGCGCCGACGCGCAGGGCGGGGGCGCTGGACGGCCTCACCCCGCGCGAGGTCGAGATCTTCGGCCTGCTCGCCCGCGGCCGGTCCAACGGCGAGATCTGCGCGGAACTGGTGCTGAGTGAGAACACGGTGAAGTCGCACGTCAGGTCCGTGTTGCAGAAGCTGGGCCTGCGGGACCGCGTGCACGTGGTGATCCACGCGTACGAGAACGGGCTGGTCGGTCGGCACGATCTGCCCGGCTGA
- a CDS encoding serine hydrolase domain-containing protein, producing the protein MTFLPLRFPWLTCLTAVAGVLLTVLLGPAVPAHATGGGPVDDYRSAYAPPGVAAAVIDGASVETTVRGRDGDGDPVTTGTLFRIGSMSKSMTAAAVMLLVDRGRVALDDPIVTILPDFRMADPRFTAITVRHVLSHTSGLSSSTNDEYPFPPPRDAREAVARLADETLAAGPGSRPVYQNTNYTIAARIIEVVSGRPFDDFLRAELFTPLGMTSTRSTPGCSDGAEGLPSGYQVVLGFALAVPEMPGMCAGNGGVISSLDDMVRWLRFNQGGPGAGLLSAASLAELHTVQPGAGDYALGWQARPGTSGVPPMIGHGGTLATWTGDMVFSPSTGEAAVVLTNGVGAPGELSANLLAERFGTPTKPMSNPLDTVNAVLLGLTVVLAALLVTAAVRARRWAVRRRTARRPLLVLRLVPLALATVLGATLPALLPILLFGATFGFAYWIVFAWLLPLLTLLCLVSCVLGAVALVRRLWCLRDAGPAVRAVDSPVVAGSTA; encoded by the coding sequence GTGACCTTCCTACCTCTGCGTTTTCCCTGGTTGACCTGCCTGACCGCCGTCGCCGGTGTGCTCCTCACCGTCCTGCTCGGCCCGGCGGTGCCGGCCCACGCCACCGGTGGAGGGCCGGTCGACGACTACCGTTCCGCCTACGCGCCGCCGGGGGTCGCGGCGGCCGTGATCGACGGGGCGTCGGTCGAGACGACCGTCCGGGGCCGGGACGGGGACGGCGACCCGGTGACGACGGGCACGCTGTTCCGGATCGGCTCGATGAGCAAGTCGATGACGGCGGCGGCGGTGATGCTGCTGGTCGACCGGGGCCGCGTCGCCCTGGACGACCCGATCGTCACGATCCTTCCCGACTTCCGGATGGCTGATCCGCGCTTCACCGCGATCACCGTGCGGCATGTGCTCAGCCACACCTCGGGCCTGTCGAGCAGCACGAACGACGAGTACCCGTTCCCGCCGCCGCGCGACGCGCGGGAGGCCGTGGCCCGGCTGGCCGACGAGACCCTGGCCGCCGGTCCGGGCAGCCGACCGGTGTACCAGAACACCAACTACACGATCGCGGCGAGGATCATCGAGGTGGTGTCGGGCAGGCCCTTCGACGACTTCCTGCGTGCCGAGCTGTTCACCCCGCTGGGGATGACCAGTACCCGCTCGACGCCGGGGTGTTCGGACGGTGCCGAGGGGCTGCCGTCCGGGTATCAGGTCGTTCTCGGGTTCGCCCTTGCGGTGCCGGAGATGCCGGGGATGTGTGCCGGCAACGGCGGGGTGATCTCGTCCCTGGACGACATGGTGCGGTGGCTGCGGTTCAACCAGGGCGGCCCCGGTGCCGGCCTGCTGAGCGCCGCCTCCCTGGCCGAGCTGCACACCGTCCAGCCCGGGGCCGGCGACTACGCCCTGGGCTGGCAGGCCCGCCCGGGCACCTCGGGCGTACCGCCGATGATCGGCCACGGCGGCACCCTGGCGACGTGGACCGGGGACATGGTCTTCTCGCCCTCGACGGGTGAGGCTGCCGTCGTCCTGACCAACGGTGTCGGCGCCCCCGGCGAACTCTCGGCCAACCTCCTCGCCGAACGGTTCGGGACACCGACGAAGCCGATGAGCAATCCGCTCGACACCGTGAACGCGGTCCTGCTCGGGCTCACGGTGGTGCTGGCGGCGCTGCTGGTCACCGCGGCCGTCCGGGCGCGCCGCTGGGCCGTGCGACGCCGCACGGCGCGGCGACCGCTGCTGGTGCTGCGACTCGTGCCCCTTGCTCTGGCGACGGTGCTGGGCGCCACACTGCCCGCGCTGCTGCCGATTCTGCTGTTCGGCGCGACGTTCGGCTTCGCGTACTGGATCGTCTTCGCCTGGCTGCTGCCGCTGCTGACGCTGCTGTGCCTCGTCAGCTGTGTGCTGGGGGCGGTCGCGTTGGTCCGTCGCCTCTGGTGTCTGCGTGACGCCGGTCCGGCGGTGCGCGCAGTGGACAGTCCCGTGGTGGCCGGGTCGACGGCGTGA
- a CDS encoding zinc-binding dehydrogenase produces MCAGITMWEPLCGAGIGSGSRVAVAGLGGLGHLGVKLAAALGAEVTVLSRTPGKVDDARKLGAADLLVTTDDAQLARAASRFDLILDTISGPHDLSPLLRLLTLDGTLSVLGFPMPTTVNLMELSSGRKKLSSSGTGGTRHTAELLAFAAEHGITAGHGTTVSVGTGHGVLPGHGTRWR; encoded by the coding sequence ATGTGCGCCGGCATCACCATGTGGGAGCCGCTGTGCGGGGCGGGAATCGGCTCCGGCAGCCGGGTGGCGGTCGCCGGCCTCGGTGGCCTCGGCCATCTGGGTGTCAAGCTCGCTGCCGCACTCGGTGCCGAGGTCACCGTCTTGAGCCGTACCCCGGGCAAGGTCGACGACGCCCGGAAACTCGGCGCCGCCGATCTGCTCGTCACGACCGACGACGCCCAGCTCGCGCGGGCCGCCAGCCGTTTCGACCTGATCCTGGACACCATCTCCGGCCCGCACGACCTGTCGCCGCTGCTGCGGCTGCTGACTCTCGACGGCACCCTCAGCGTGCTCGGCTTCCCCATGCCGACGACAGTGAACCTCATGGAGCTGAGCTCCGGCCGCAAGAAGCTCAGCTCATCGGGCACCGGCGGCACCAGGCACACCGCCGAACTGCTGGCCTTCGCGGCTGAACACGGCATCACCGCCGGTCACGGCACCACCGTGAGCGTCGGGACCGGCCACGGTGTCCTGCCCGGCCACGGGACGCGGTGGCGGTGA
- a CDS encoding aldo/keto reductase, whose translation MQTRTLGSTGPTVSAVGLGAMGMSGAYGQADRGESIATVRAALDAGVTLVDTGDFYGMGHNELLLSEALRGRDRDSYLLSVKFGQQVGPGMKFAGQDSRPDSVRNFLNYSLTRLGVDHVDIYRPARLDRSVPVEDTIGAIKDMIDAGYVRYVGLSEVDAETVRRAHAVHPIADLQIEYSLLSRAVEAEVLPTLRELGIGLTAYGVLGRGLLSGNWVPGRADDPRNHAPRFAAENGAHNLALAEALRRVADAKGCTVAQLAIAWVAAQDPSIVPLVGARTRQRLAEALPALAVTLSAADLDEIEAAVPKGAARGDRYPAAFMASLGVGN comes from the coding sequence ATGCAGACACGCACGCTGGGCAGCACAGGTCCGACCGTTTCCGCGGTGGGGCTGGGGGCGATGGGCATGTCGGGCGCGTACGGCCAGGCCGATCGTGGGGAGAGCATCGCCACGGTGCGGGCCGCGCTGGACGCGGGGGTCACGCTGGTCGACACCGGCGACTTCTACGGCATGGGGCACAACGAGCTGCTGTTGTCGGAGGCGTTGCGGGGACGCGACCGGGACAGCTATCTGCTGAGCGTGAAGTTCGGGCAACAGGTGGGGCCGGGCATGAAGTTCGCCGGGCAGGACTCCCGCCCGGATTCGGTGCGCAACTTCCTGAACTACTCGCTGACCCGGCTCGGCGTCGACCACGTGGACATCTACCGGCCGGCCCGGCTCGACCGGTCGGTGCCGGTCGAGGACACGATCGGCGCGATCAAGGACATGATCGACGCCGGTTACGTGCGGTACGTGGGGCTCTCCGAGGTCGACGCGGAGACCGTCCGCCGGGCGCACGCCGTACACCCGATCGCTGATCTCCAGATCGAGTACTCGCTGCTGTCGCGGGCGGTCGAGGCCGAGGTGCTGCCCACGCTGCGGGAGCTGGGCATCGGGCTGACCGCGTACGGGGTGCTGGGCCGTGGTCTGCTCTCGGGGAACTGGGTGCCGGGGCGGGCGGACGATCCGCGTAACCACGCCCCCCGCTTCGCGGCCGAGAACGGGGCGCACAACCTCGCCCTGGCGGAGGCGTTGCGCCGGGTCGCCGACGCGAAGGGGTGCACGGTGGCGCAGCTGGCGATCGCGTGGGTGGCGGCGCAGGACCCGTCCATCGTCCCGCTGGTCGGTGCGCGTACCCGGCAGCGGCTGGCCGAGGCGTTGCCGGCGCTGGCGGTGACGCTGTCGGCCGCCGATCTCGACGAGATCGAGGCGGCCGTGCCGAAGGGCGCCGCGCGCGGTGACCGCTACCCGGCGGCGTTCATGGCGAGCCTCGGCGTCGGCAACTAG
- a CDS encoding helix-turn-helix transcriptional regulator, which produces MQREQLADFLRRRREAIRPAEVGIPDGPRRRTAGLRREEVALLAGMSVDYVVRLEQGRSSQPSTQLLGALARALRLTDDERSHLFHLAGHQPPPAEGVARLARAGLVRLLDLVGDTPAMVLSDLSEVLAQNRMSILLTGDHTGLTGDRRYVAYRTFTDPTIRDLHGPEEWRRHARQQVADLRAVAGRRAGDPTVTGLIERLRAASDDFRRLWAEHEVAVRRADRKTFRHPRVGRITMDCETLVTPDLGQLLLVLTPADAESRERLELLRVLGVEEFPADVPH; this is translated from the coding sequence ATGCAGCGTGAGCAGCTCGCCGACTTCCTGCGGCGTCGGCGCGAGGCCATCCGCCCCGCCGAGGTCGGCATCCCCGACGGCCCCCGCCGCCGCACCGCCGGCCTGCGTCGCGAGGAGGTCGCCCTGCTCGCCGGCATGTCCGTCGACTACGTCGTCCGCCTCGAACAGGGCCGGAGCAGCCAGCCGTCGACCCAGCTGCTCGGCGCCCTGGCCCGGGCACTGCGCCTGACCGACGACGAGCGGAGCCACCTGTTCCACCTGGCCGGTCACCAGCCACCACCCGCCGAGGGTGTCGCCCGCCTGGCCCGGGCCGGCCTGGTCCGCCTGCTCGACCTGGTCGGCGACACCCCCGCCATGGTCCTGTCCGACCTCAGCGAGGTGCTGGCGCAGAACCGCATGTCGATCCTGCTCACCGGCGACCACACCGGGCTGACCGGTGACCGCCGCTACGTCGCCTACCGCACCTTCACCGACCCGACCATCCGCGACCTCCATGGTCCCGAGGAGTGGCGACGGCACGCCCGCCAGCAGGTCGCCGACCTGCGCGCGGTGGCCGGCCGGCGGGCCGGCGACCCGACCGTGACCGGCCTGATCGAACGGTTACGGGCGGCCAGCGACGACTTCCGGCGGCTGTGGGCCGAGCACGAGGTGGCGGTACGCCGGGCCGACCGCAAGACGTTCAGGCACCCGCGTGTGGGCCGCATCACGATGGACTGCGAAACCCTGGTCACCCCCGACCTCGGCCAGCTGCTGCTGGTGCTGACCCCGGCCGACGCCGAGTCCCGGGAGAGACTCGAGCTGCTACGCGTACTGGGCGTCGAGGAGTTCCCGGCCGACGTGCCCCACTGA
- a CDS encoding FAD-dependent oxidoreductase, with product MRTTPTEQHTDVLVVGGGVGGIAAALAACEGGARVVVVEPYGWIGGQLTSQAVPPDEHPWIETHGSTASYRRFRQAVRDHYRTWYPLTSDGSGRPLNPGNGWVSPLCHEPRAALAALQAMIAPWRAAGRLTVHTRAQVERAHTDGDTLTALTVRLADGTLRHLGASLVLEASETGELLALAGIEHRTGTESQAQTGEPSAPDRPAPLNMQAATVCFALEHVDGDHTVDRPADYDHWRTRTAPGWPGPLFSWTYPDPRTGRAVTGRFTPNPRSTANSMEEGLIAPELWTYRRILDRQAFRPGLFPSDVTVVNWPMNDYLDGPLFGVPDAERHVRRARRASQAFLYWLQTEAPRPDGGTGFPGLRLRPDVTGTDDGFAQAPYIREARRLVAVTTPTEQDLSVAVRGAAGAVHYPDTVGTGHYRIDLHPTTGGDGYLDVAAHPFEIPLGALLPERVTNVIAAGKAVGTTHITNGCYRVHPAEWSIGEAAGALAAYCLDRQTSPHGVRASAKLLEEFQSELARRGVDLRWRTTMATAPGPAGGDALPS from the coding sequence ATGCGTACCACCCCGACGGAGCAGCACACCGACGTCCTGGTGGTCGGCGGGGGCGTGGGCGGGATCGCCGCCGCGTTGGCCGCCTGCGAGGGCGGCGCCCGGGTCGTCGTGGTCGAGCCGTACGGGTGGATCGGGGGACAGCTCACCTCGCAGGCGGTGCCGCCGGACGAGCACCCCTGGATCGAGACGCACGGCTCGACGGCCAGCTACCGCCGGTTCCGGCAGGCGGTACGCGACCACTACCGGACCTGGTACCCGCTGACGTCCGACGGGTCCGGCCGGCCGCTCAACCCGGGCAACGGCTGGGTCAGCCCGCTGTGTCACGAACCCCGGGCCGCACTGGCCGCACTCCAGGCCATGATCGCCCCCTGGCGGGCGGCGGGGCGGCTGACCGTGCACACCCGGGCGCAGGTCGAACGGGCGCACACCGACGGGGACACGCTGACCGCCCTGACCGTCCGGCTCGCCGACGGCACGCTGCGTCACCTCGGGGCCAGCCTCGTCCTGGAGGCGAGCGAGACCGGTGAACTGCTGGCCCTGGCCGGCATCGAACACCGCACCGGCACCGAGTCACAGGCGCAGACCGGCGAACCGAGCGCCCCGGACCGGCCCGCGCCGCTGAACATGCAGGCGGCCACCGTCTGCTTCGCCCTCGAACACGTCGACGGCGACCACACGGTGGACCGGCCGGCCGACTACGACCACTGGCGGACCCGGACCGCACCCGGCTGGCCGGGCCCCCTGTTCAGCTGGACCTATCCCGATCCGCGCACCGGTCGGGCGGTCACCGGCCGGTTCACCCCCAACCCCCGGTCGACGGCGAACTCGATGGAGGAGGGCCTGATCGCGCCGGAGTTGTGGACGTACCGGCGGATCCTCGACCGGCAGGCGTTCCGGCCCGGCCTGTTCCCCAGCGACGTGACGGTGGTCAACTGGCCGATGAACGACTACCTGGACGGGCCGCTGTTCGGCGTGCCGGATGCCGAGCGGCACGTCCGGCGGGCCAGGCGGGCCAGTCAGGCTTTTCTGTACTGGCTGCAGACCGAGGCACCCCGCCCGGACGGCGGCACCGGCTTCCCCGGCCTGCGGCTGCGCCCCGACGTGACCGGCACCGACGACGGCTTCGCGCAGGCGCCGTACATCCGGGAGGCCCGCCGGCTGGTGGCGGTGACCACGCCGACCGAGCAGGACCTGTCGGTCGCGGTGCGGGGCGCCGCCGGTGCGGTCCACTATCCCGACACGGTCGGCACCGGTCACTACCGGATCGACCTGCACCCGACGACCGGCGGTGACGGATACCTCGACGTGGCGGCGCACCCGTTCGAGATCCCGCTGGGGGCGTTGCTACCCGAGCGGGTCACCAACGTGATCGCCGCCGGCAAGGCCGTCGGCACCACCCACATCACCAACGGCTGCTACCGGGTGCACCCGGCCGAGTGGTCGATCGGAGAGGCTGCCGGCGCGCTGGCCGCCTACTGCCTGGACCGCCAGACATCGCCGCACGGGGTCCGGGCCAGCGCGAAACTGCTGGAGGAATTCCAGTCCGAACTGGCCCGGCGGGGGGTCGACCTGCGCTGGCGGACGACCATGGCGACGGCCCCGGGTCCGGCCGGAGGCGACGCACTGCCGAGCTGA
- a CDS encoding GntR family transcriptional regulator encodes MTTKLSQIRTELRHRVAALPAHSALPRERDLAEELGVSRTTLRQALRELLDAGLVYTIRGQGTFVSDTRIAKGTSLSGFTEDMLARGLLPSSKLIVADAMVARDADASELGLPEGSLLYRVERLRLADGAPMCLEEVHLPADLFPGLLVENLDTGLYGIMKDRYHVQVTVAQQMIAAVVPTPRQCDLLEIPPSAALLEVRRIGYDGRGRAVERAVSLYRGDRYHFSLTARRGEAD; translated from the coding sequence ATGACCACCAAACTGAGCCAGATCCGTACCGAACTCCGGCACCGCGTCGCGGCACTGCCGGCGCACTCGGCCCTGCCCCGCGAGCGGGACCTCGCCGAGGAACTCGGCGTGAGCCGGACGACGCTGCGCCAGGCGCTGCGCGAACTGCTCGACGCCGGCCTGGTCTACACCATCCGGGGGCAGGGCACCTTCGTCTCCGACACCCGGATCGCCAAGGGCACCAGCCTCAGCGGGTTCACCGAGGACATGCTGGCCCGGGGCCTGCTGCCGAGCAGCAAACTGATCGTCGCGGACGCGATGGTCGCCCGCGACGCGGACGCCTCGGAACTCGGCCTGCCCGAGGGGTCACTGCTCTACCGGGTGGAACGGCTCCGGCTCGCCGACGGCGCACCGATGTGCCTCGAAGAGGTGCACCTGCCGGCCGACCTGTTCCCCGGCCTGCTGGTCGAGAACCTCGACACCGGGCTCTACGGGATCATGAAGGACCGCTACCACGTCCAGGTCACCGTGGCCCAGCAGATGATCGCCGCCGTCGTGCCCACCCCCCGGCAGTGCGACCTGCTGGAGATCCCGCCCTCGGCGGCGCTGCTGGAGGTCCGCCGGATCGGCTACGACGGACGCGGCCGGGCCGTCGAACGAGCGGTGTCGCTCTACCGGGGCGACCGCTACCACTTCTCCCTGACCGCACGACGAGGCGAGGCGGACTGA
- a CDS encoding N-acetylmannosamine-6-phosphate 2-epimerase, translating to MNVAEAIRGRLVVSCQAQGRSPFRDTGHMMAMAAAAVLGGAAGLRGQGVDHVRGMVGLGVPVVGLVKRHTPGSPVYITPTEADVAALTGAGAQIVAADATGRPRPGGEKLSDLVAATHAAGALFMADVDSVDTAMAAVDAGADLVGTTLSGYVTGPVPDGPDIALVGKLSRHCPVPVIAEGRYRTRTQVSAAFDEGAWAVVVGTAISDPVNTTRRFAQACPHPRLDS from the coding sequence ATGAACGTGGCCGAAGCCATCCGTGGACGCCTGGTCGTGTCCTGCCAGGCCCAGGGCCGCAGCCCGTTCCGGGACACCGGACACATGATGGCGATGGCGGCCGCAGCCGTGCTCGGCGGCGCCGCCGGCCTGCGCGGGCAGGGCGTGGACCACGTGCGGGGCATGGTCGGCCTCGGGGTGCCGGTGGTCGGACTGGTCAAGCGGCACACCCCCGGCAGCCCGGTCTACATCACCCCGACCGAGGCCGACGTGGCCGCGCTGACCGGTGCCGGGGCGCAGATCGTCGCGGCCGACGCCACCGGCCGTCCCCGGCCCGGCGGGGAGAAGCTGTCCGACCTCGTCGCGGCGACCCACGCCGCCGGGGCGCTGTTCATGGCCGACGTGGACAGCGTGGACACGGCCATGGCCGCCGTGGACGCCGGCGCCGACCTGGTCGGCACCACGCTGTCCGGATACGTCACCGGCCCCGTCCCCGACGGACCGGACATCGCCCTGGTGGGGAAGCTGAGTCGACATTGTCCGGTTCCGGTCATCGCGGAGGGGCGATACCGTACCCGTACCCAGGTCTCGGCGGCGTTCGACGAGGGTGCATGGGCAGTCGTCGTCGGCACCGCCATCTCGGACCCGGTCAACACCACGCGCAGGTTCGCGCAGGCCTGCCCGCATCCCCGGTTGGACTCGTGA
- a CDS encoding N-acetylglucosamine kinase: MNGAEPVRVGVDLGQGGCRAVARHGRSTGHAETPGFWTGDADTRIADAVAGALADLGTPGPDTSVLVGVGMTGLNGRPPATDALQARLRALGRPGRLRVADDSVTAYLGALGPVPGAVVAAGTGAVVLAADAAGRTARSDGWGADLGDRGSGHWIGRTAIRTALRDRDRAAPGRLADAVTAVWGPVETLPARWRADPPTPERIAGFATTVADLARAGDDAAARIWRRAGELLAESVVGALFRVGLEATPVPVAGTGGVFRATDLLWPPFTAALRAAAPAAQPVPAAGDPLAGALALADGPPGPGPFPGLTVQIDFDAKAEHR, encoded by the coding sequence GTGAACGGCGCCGAACCCGTCCGCGTCGGGGTCGACCTGGGCCAGGGCGGCTGCCGCGCGGTGGCCCGGCACGGCCGCTCGACCGGGCACGCCGAGACCCCCGGCTTCTGGACCGGCGACGCCGACACCCGGATCGCCGACGCGGTGGCCGGCGCGCTGGCCGACCTGGGCACACCCGGCCCCGACACCTCGGTGCTGGTCGGCGTCGGCATGACCGGACTCAACGGCCGGCCGCCGGCGACCGACGCCCTGCAGGCCCGGCTGCGCGCCCTCGGTCGACCCGGGCGGCTGCGGGTCGCCGACGACAGCGTGACCGCGTACCTCGGCGCGCTCGGCCCGGTCCCCGGCGCGGTCGTCGCCGCCGGCACCGGCGCGGTGGTCCTCGCCGCCGACGCCGCCGGCCGGACCGCCCGCTCCGACGGCTGGGGCGCCGACCTCGGCGACCGGGGCTCGGGACACTGGATCGGCCGGACCGCCATCCGGACCGCCCTGCGCGACCGGGACCGGGCCGCACCCGGCCGACTCGCCGACGCGGTGACCGCCGTCTGGGGGCCGGTCGAGACGCTGCCGGCCCGCTGGCGGGCCGATCCACCGACCCCGGAACGGATCGCGGGCTTCGCCACCACGGTCGCCGACCTGGCCCGCGCCGGTGACGACGCCGCCGCACGGATCTGGCGCCGGGCCGGCGAACTGCTCGCCGAATCCGTGGTCGGGGCGCTGTTCCGGGTCGGCCTCGAGGCGACCCCGGTCCCGGTCGCCGGCACCGGCGGGGTCTTCCGGGCCACCGACCTGCTGTGGCCGCCGTTCACCGCGGCGCTGCGGGCCGCAGCGCCCGCGGCACAGCCGGTTCCGGCCGCCGGCGACCCGCTCGCCGGGGCGCTGGCCCTGGCCGACGGGCCGCCCGGCCCCGGTCCGTTCCCCGGACTCACCGTCCAGATCGACTTCGACGCAAAGGCAGAACACCGATGA
- a CDS encoding ABC transporter ATP-binding protein, giving the protein MSTSPTRLEVRQLRVSYPTHGGPLRRSAAVHAVERLSLTVTTGRTLGLVGESGCGKSTLARAIVGLRRPTGGEIWYAGERVDHADAARRRRLTAEIQMVYQDPYSSLNPRKKVSFIVTEGWRVHRGSVPRDQWPARTADLLARVGLAAELADRYPHQLSGGQRQRVGIARALAMSPRILVCDEPVSALDVSVQAQTLNLLADLRADLGLGYLFIAHDLSVVRHISDDLAVMYLGRIVETGPAATVYDTPAHPYTRALISAAPVPRPWATPPAERILLTGEVPSPASPPSGCRFRTRCRLAQPRCAEVEPELRTVAGREVACHYAESSLADTPPSTTAVTR; this is encoded by the coding sequence GTGTCGACGTCGCCGACGCGGCTTGAGGTCCGCCAGCTACGGGTCAGCTATCCCACCCACGGTGGCCCGCTGCGCCGATCGGCGGCCGTGCACGCCGTGGAACGGCTCAGCCTCACCGTCACCACCGGCCGCACCCTCGGCCTGGTCGGCGAGTCCGGCTGTGGCAAGTCCACCCTGGCCCGGGCCATCGTCGGCCTGCGCCGACCGACCGGCGGCGAGATCTGGTACGCCGGCGAACGGGTCGACCACGCCGACGCGGCCCGCCGACGCCGGCTGACCGCCGAGATCCAGATGGTCTACCAGGACCCGTACTCGTCGTTGAACCCGCGCAAGAAGGTGTCCTTCATCGTCACCGAAGGATGGCGGGTCCACCGCGGCTCCGTCCCCCGCGACCAGTGGCCGGCCCGCACCGCCGACCTGCTGGCCCGGGTCGGTCTCGCCGCCGAACTCGCCGACCGGTATCCCCACCAGTTGTCCGGCGGCCAGCGCCAGCGGGTCGGCATCGCCCGCGCCCTGGCCATGTCGCCCCGGATCCTGGTCTGCGACGAGCCGGTCAGCGCGCTGGACGTGTCCGTCCAGGCACAGACCCTCAACCTCCTCGCCGACCTGCGGGCCGACCTGGGGCTGGGCTACCTGTTCATCGCGCACGACCTGTCGGTGGTCCGGCACATCAGCGACGACCTCGCGGTGATGTACCTGGGCCGGATCGTGGAGACCGGACCGGCGGCGACGGTGTACGACACCCCGGCCCACCCGTACACCCGGGCGCTGATCTCGGCGGCCCCGGTGCCCCGCCCCTGGGCGACGCCGCCGGCCGAACGCATCCTGCTCACCGGCGAGGTGCCGTCCCCGGCCTCGCCACCGTCCGGCTGCCGCTTCCGCACCCGGTGCCGACTCGCCCAGCCACGCTGCGCCGAGGTCGAACCGGAGCTGCGGACGGTCGCCGGACGCGAGGTCGCCTGCCACTACGCCGAGTCCAGCCTCGCCGACACTCCACCGTCGACCACGGCGGTGACCCGGTGA
- a CDS encoding ABC transporter ATP-binding protein, with the protein MVAPPHTPRPLLTVDDLVVSFDGPLGAYRALNGVSFAVGRGETLAILGESGSGKSVTVRAVMALLPRHSATIERGTIRYDGEEISALPVRRTRELSATEMAMVFQDSLTALNPVVRVGQQIAELFRVRQRTSRREAWRRAVAGLERVGIPNAARRAHDYPHQFSGGMRQRVVIAMALALRPRLLIADEPTTALDVTVQAQIMDLLRELREADGMSMILITHDLGVVADVADRVAVMYAGTVVESGPLRTVYDAPAHPYTRGLMASIPAPDRPGERLTPIEGMPPSPLATPAGCPFHPRCPLARSACRTDRPTLRTVAAGHQAACHYAEEVMAGVDVADAA; encoded by the coding sequence ATGGTCGCACCACCGCACACCCCCCGTCCCCTGTTGACGGTCGACGACCTCGTCGTCTCGTTCGACGGCCCGCTCGGCGCCTACCGGGCGCTCAACGGCGTCTCGTTCGCCGTCGGCAGGGGCGAGACACTGGCGATCCTCGGGGAGTCCGGGTCCGGTAAGTCGGTCACCGTCCGCGCGGTCATGGCGCTGCTGCCCCGGCACAGCGCGACGATCGAACGCGGCACGATCCGCTACGACGGCGAGGAGATCTCCGCGCTGCCGGTACGGCGTACCCGCGAGTTGTCCGCCACCGAGATGGCGATGGTCTTCCAGGACTCGCTGACCGCGCTCAACCCGGTGGTCCGGGTCGGCCAGCAGATCGCCGAACTGTTCCGGGTCCGGCAGCGCACCTCACGCCGGGAGGCCTGGCGGCGGGCCGTCGCCGGCCTGGAACGGGTCGGCATCCCGAACGCCGCCCGCCGGGCGCACGACTACCCCCACCAGTTCTCCGGCGGGATGCGCCAGCGGGTGGTGATCGCGATGGCCCTCGCCCTGCGCCCCCGGCTGCTCATCGCCGACGAGCCGACCACCGCGCTGGACGTGACCGTGCAGGCGCAGATCATGGACCTGCTCCGGGAACTCCGCGAGGCCGACGGGATGTCGATGATCCTCATCACCCACGACCTCGGGGTGGTCGCCGACGTGGCCGACCGGGTCGCCGTCATGTACGCCGGCACGGTCGTCGAGTCGGGGCCGCTGCGCACCGTGTACGACGCACCCGCCCACCCGTACACCCGGGGGTTGATGGCGTCGATCCCGGCCCCCGACCGCCCCGGCGAACGGCTGACACCGATCGAGGGAATGCCACCGTCGCCGCTGGCGACACCGGCCGGCTGCCCCTTCCACCCCCGGTGTCCCCTCGCCCGCAGCGCCTGCCGCACCGACCGGCCGACCCTGCGCACCGTCGCCGCCGGCCACCAGGCGGCCTGCCACTACGCCGAGGAGGTGATGGCCGGTGTCGACGTCGCCGACGCGGCTTGA